In one Dama dama isolate Ldn47 chromosome 5, ASM3311817v1, whole genome shotgun sequence genomic region, the following are encoded:
- the TMEM100 gene encoding transmembrane protein 100 has protein sequence MTDEPIKEILGTPKSPKPVAMEKNANGEVVVTMVPLVSEIQLAAATGGAELSCYRCVIPFAVVVLITGTVVTAVAYSFNSHGSIISILGLVLLSLGLFLLASSALCWKVRQRSKKAKRRESQTTLVANQRGWFA, from the coding sequence ATGACAGACGAGCCCATAAAGGAGATCCTGGGAACCCCGAAGTCTCCCAAGCCGGTGGCAATGGAAAAGAATGCCAACGGCGAAGTGGTGGTTACCATGGTACCCCTGGTCAGTGAGATTCAGCTGGCGGCCGCCACCGGGGGCGCCGAGCTCTCCTGCTACCGCTGCGTCATCCCCTTCGCCGTGGTGGTCCTCATCACCGGGACCGTGGTCACTGCCGTGGCGTACAGCTTCAACTCCCACGGCTCCATCATCTCCATCTTGGGCCTGGtccttctgtccctgggactttTTCTGTTAGCGTCTAGTGCTCTGTGCTGGAAGGTGAGGCAGAGGAGCAAGAAAGCCAAGAGGCGGGAGAGCCAGACAACTCTGGTGGCGAATCAGAGGGGCTGGTTTGCTTAG